In Thermosinus carboxydivorans Nor1, the sequence CCCTAGAGATGATTGCACCAGTCGCAAAATAAGGCCGCAGAAGGAGAATTAGAATGAGTAACAATGTCCAGGTAGTTTATGAGCGGTGTTGCGGGTTAGACATTCACAAACGCAAAATTGAAGCCTGTGCCCTGGTAGGCGAAAAAATGCGGCGCAACAGTTTCGGCACTACGTCAGAACAGTTGCACAAACTTGCCGATTGGTTAAAAAAACATGAGGTTGAAATCGTAGCAATGGAAAGCACCGGTGTTTACTGGAAGCCGGTTATCAACGTTCTGGAAGCCGAAGGAATAAAAGCGATAATAGTCAATGCTCAGCACATTAAAAACGTACCTGGACGAAAAACCGATGTTAAAGATGCCGAGTGGATAGCTTCGCTTCTTCGCCATGGACTACTAAAACCAAGCTTCATTCCCGAGCGCAGGCAACGGGAAATGCGGGAAATCACAAGATTACGCACCTCTAAAATTCAAGAACGCGCCCGTGAAATCCAACGGCTGCAAAAATTCTTGGAAGGCTGCAACATAAAATTGTCATCAGTGGTAAGCGATATAAACGGCGAACGGCGAA encodes:
- a CDS encoding IS110 family RNA-guided transposase; translation: MSNNVQVVYERCCGLDIHKRKIEACALVGEKMRRNSFGTTSEQLHKLADWLKKHEVEIVAMESTGVYWKPVINVLEAEGIKAIIVNAQHIKNVPGRKTDVKDAEWIASLLRHGLLKPSFIPERRQREMREITRLRTSKIQERAREIQRLQKFLEGCNIKLSSVVSDINGERR